The Shewanella halotolerans region GAATAGTGGCATTCGAGCTGGCTGTCGACAGGGAGAACAGAATCTGCTCCTGGGTCTTGGCGCGGAAGGTCTTAGCAGACACTGGGGTAAACAGACTCACCGCCCAAGGGTAGACCACGAAGATCCACAGGAGCAGCAGGCTGAGGATCACCACCAGGTATTCGACCACGCTGAGGAAGAGGCTCGCCTCCAGGGTCGCGCCCAGCTTAAACATCAGCGCAAACACACCGATAGGCGCCAGCTGCATCACCACACTGATAAGCTTCATCATCAGCTTGTTGCCTTCCATAAAGCCCTGTTGCAGTAGCGGCACGGCGCCATTCATCGCCTTGATGACACCACCGACCAACAGCGCCATGAAGATCACCTGCAGCATATTGCCCGAGGTGAAGGCGGCTACCGGGTTACTCGGCACTATATTGACGATCAGCTGCATCAGGTTAGGCAGCTCGGTAGCTGTGATCTCGGCGCCCGTGCCCCCCGTCATGTCGACCCCGAGTCCCGGCTTAAGCAGCAGGGCTACGGTCAGGGCGGCGAAGATGGCCACCAAGGTATTGATAATGTAGAAACCGAAGGTCTTGCCGCCGAGGCGACCAAAGCTCTTGAGGTCATCGAGTTCCAACACGCCGCAGACGATGCTGACGAAGACCAGGGGAACCACCATCATCATGATCATGTTGACGAACATGGTACCCAGCCCGGAAGCGACCTCGACCAGGGTGCCGGAGAAGAACCCGACATCGGCCAAGAAATATTGAATGATGCTACCCAGAATCAGGCCAGAAAAGAGGCCGATAAAGATGCGCGTAGAAAGTGATTTAGTCATATGCTTGCCTTGTTTTGTTGCGCATCTATCGTGCGCTTTTTTTCTTCTCCATCTGACGTGGAGATAGTGATGAGAGCCGTGGCTCTCCCGTTACTGGTCAGTGATAGTGGATCATGCTAGTGATAATTTCAATCACAATCTGGGCAAGTTAACAAACGCAGAACGGCTAGTTGAAAGCATCATCCATAACAAGATGATGATTTTTATGATTAAAATATTAGACAGGTAAGTTTGGGCTAATCGGCAAGTTTTACTTATTAGCACAAAAAGCCAACAGTTCGATCACAAAGACGGCACACAAGCCAGTGAAACACGCCAACAAGAGCAAATTCAACAAGATTAAAAACCATGCAAAATTGAATTTACAGTGATAGTCATTACCCACAGGCAGAGGCTAGTGAGATCAACTAGTCACAGACGAAAACGCAGCAGATAGCCAAGAAGGCAGTTAAACAAAAACCGCTAAACCAGCATTTTGATAAGTTACTGATTTAACGGTTTTAAGTGATTTTTAGCATCAGATAGCAACCGGATAAGCAGTCACTATATTAGTTAACACCTGATCACGGATAATGCTTAAGCTTGAGCTTAGGCCAACCACAACTCCACGTCACGTATGATGAAGTTGCCGCTATACACAGGATGGCGCTCGCCTATGGGCTCAAGCTCGAAATAGCGTCTATGCTCCTCGGGCAAGCCCTCATAGCCGCAGATCACCTGATACAGCCAGCTCTCGGTATCCCAACTAAGTGCCTTAGCCTGATGGTAATCCAGCGCCGATTGCCTCAGCCCTGAGTCGATCACGGCGCAGAAATACTCATCCACCGCCAGCTTGAGCGGATTGTCGGGAATATCGAAGTCTTCCGCCTCCACCAGGGCGAAGGGCACGTCATGATCGCGCATCACAAGATCGCGACCGGCGCGGCTAATGCTCTTGATCTGTGACACCATGGCCAGCAACTCGACTTCCTGCGCCGTGTTGGTCACGTCTACCGCCGCCGGTGCCAAAATCGCCTCGGCGCGGTTAAACAGGGTCGGCAACTGCTTGTGACTCACATGATCCGCCACCTCATAATCTGGATGCATATCCGTGTAGAGCAGCCAGCCCTTGAGCAGACGGGTACGTCCCTGGATCTGACGGAATCGTCCCAGCAGCTCCAGCAGACGTCCCTGCACCACGCTAAGCTCCTGGGTACAGTCGCTCAGAGTCTCCTGCAAGCGAGTCACCAGTAGCTTACGCAGCTCGCGGATATCGCCGGCGATCTCACCCAGCTCGCTAAACTGGAACATCTCCAGTCCGTTAAGCAGCTCGGTCACCTGACTCTGAGCCAACTCGTTTTCGCGTATCTTGGCGTTGATGGTGCCCACATAGCCGAACTCGTTGTTGATACGGCTCCAGAGCACACGAATCGAGTATTTCAGCCCCTCGGTGAAGCTGTAGACCTGCTCGCTGAGATCCGCAAGATAGGCCTCGCTGGCGCTGTAATCGGCGGCCTGACGGGCCTCCTTGTAGTGGTCGGCAAGGGTCTTGATGGTGGCCAAGGATGAGCCCACATTGGCGTCGATCTGACGATTACGCTCGTCGCTCAGCACCTCTTCCAGCAGGGCACGCACCGAGCGTTTCAGTCTCAGCCCCTGTTCCCCCTCGGGCTGCCACAGGATATCCGCCTTACGCAGCTTGTCGATGGCACCGGCGCGCTCGCCCTCTTCGGTCACAGAGCCGGAGAGGTAGACATCCATGATGAGATCCGCATGGCGCCCCAGCTGCTTAAGTAGCGTGACCCCCGCCTGATGTAAGTTGCTACTCATATCAGATCAAGTCCCTCTGGGTTGCGGTTTCCGCCTGGGCCTCCAGGCTGAGTCCTTCGGTTTCATCGATAAAGCGGATCACCTCGTAGAGGTAATCCAGCTTGCCGGTGGCGATATAGATCTGCTTCTCCTGGTTGGGACGCAGCAGATATCCCAGCTCCACCAGACGCTTAAACACCAGCTTGATCTGCGCATCCACCTGGGTAGAGCTGGAGCCAAACAGGCGATAGTGACTGATCTTGGCCAACTGTTCGCGAAATGCCGGAGTATCTTCGATGCGGGTCTGCAGCTCGTTGAGGCGCACCGCCGCCCCTTCGGACAGGGGCGCATCCTGGCCGCTGGCCTCCTGTACCAGCACCAACCACTCCACCAGAGGGATCAGCGCATGGCAGATGTCGCGAAACTGACTGGAGATCACCTTACGCTCATCGTCACCCAGTTGCAGGTAACCGCAGAAGAACACCTCGCCCTCCCCGGCCGAGGCCAGGGTGCGATTGATCTGATTCAGGTATTGCTCGACATTATCACGAGTGGCCTGCGACTTGAGTGCGCGCCAGGCGTCTTCGTTACTGGTACGGCAGATAAACTCGCCACGCAGCAAGGCTTCGATCAGGGCGCCCTGGCCCACGAGTACGGTTTGTGTGCTACTGCTCATTTACACAGCCTCCTTGGCAAAACGCTGGCTCAGCTTATCGGCAATGGGGTTAACTTGTGGCTTAACCACTTGTAATTTCTTGGTTTGCTTGTTGATGATGTATCTGTTGGCAAACAGGTTAAGCACCTCAGACTCAGGGTTCGGGAAGGCGCCCAACACCGAGATATTATTATTTTCACAGGCATCGAAGATCTTCTTCACGTTGCCGTGGTGCAGCGTGCCCAGCTCGTCGATCGGCCAGTGGATAGTGACGTCGGCGCGGCCACGCAGCAATCGGGTGAAGGCCAGCAGGAACTTACACAAGATCAGGTAAGCCATACCATGGCTCGAGGATTCGTTGAGCTGACGGTCGGTGCGGATCACCAGGTCGCTGTTGCCCTCCTTGAGGCGCAGCTCGATCTCCAATAGCTTGGCGATGCCGCCGGTCAGGGCGGCGCGGCCGATAATATCCAGGGCGCGGCGCATGCTGCTGGTGTAGTGCTCATCCGGCAAGTCGGCAAAGCCCTCGGCCTTCCACTGTTTGAACGCCTTAACGAACTCCTCCAGCTCGGGCCAGAACTCCAACTCGCTGATGCGTGAGCGGATACGCACCGCCGACTCGCTCACCCCATCGAGGAACAGCTCTTCGCCCACCTCACGGGTGATGCGAGCGCTCTGGGAGGCGATGCGGCGGTCGATATCCGCAAGCACGTCGTAAAAGGCCGTCAAGTCGATACCAAAGTTACGCCCCTGCTCTCGCAGGCCCATGATCGCCTGTGGCACCATGACATTGAGCAGCTGCTCAAGCTGCGGCACCAGCTTGCGATAGTCCAGCAGGCGAATGCCCTTGTCGTTGACGAAACTCGACTCCTCGCGGGCGCGCTCCCAGGTCTCAGACAAACTTGAGCCCGACTTGCTGGCGATCACCGAATCGAAGTGCTCGATATACTGCTTCACCGAGCCCATCAGCTGATCCCGGCGCAGCAGCAGCTCTTCGCCCTGACGCAGACGCTCGGTGAGGCCACCTTGCATCTCATCCTGGCTCGATGGCAGCTTAAGTTCGGCCAGCTTACGCATCACGGCGCGCAGCTTGGTCAGGTTCTCCGAGGCCTCCACCTGGATGGCGTCGGACTGCTTGCGCTCGCTATCATATTGCTGGCGCTGATGTTTAATCTCGTTGGCCTTGGTGGTGAGCTGTTGACTCAGCTCGGTCACCGCCATCTTGACCTTGCTCAGCTCGGTCTGCAGCTTAGGTTTACGGGCCAGCCAGGTGTGTTGATACCAGTCGTCGAAGCGCAGCACCTCGCTGCGGCGCTGCTCCGCCTTGCTGATGTTGCTCTCCAGCTCACGGATCTCCTGCTTGAGCTTGACGATCTTGGCTTCGTCGACGCCGCGGGATTTCAGCTCATCCTTATACCACTGCTCGCAGGCCTTCTGCTCCGTCTTGGCCGCCTGACGGCGATCGTTAATATTTTGCTTCACCTGAGAAAGCTGAGCATCCAAGGCACCGACCACTTCCTGCCAGTAGGCCTTCTTCTCCATGCGCGCCTCGAGCGCCTGCTCGTTCTGCTCATCGATCCACTCCTGGTGCTGGGCCTTGAGCTGTTTCATCTCACTGTCGAGACGGGCGAGACGCTTCTGCGAATCGGCCTTGCGAGCGCTGAGTGCCTGATTGATCTTCTCCTGCTCGGCGCGTTTCTCGTCGAACAGGCGGCGCAGATCGTCGCGGCTATTCTTGTAGGCCGTCTTGGCGAAGGTGAGTTCGCGGTTAAGCTTATCCAGCTCGGCGTTGATGGCCACCAGGGCCTCTTCTGCCTCGGCCTGCAGCTGCTTGGCACTGGCCAGCGCCTCCTCGGCCTCGCTGTAACGGCCCCTGAGCTCCTGCTCCGAGGCGGCAT contains the following coding sequences:
- a CDS encoding dicarboxylate/amino acid:cation symporter, translating into MTKSLSTRIFIGLFSGLILGSIIQYFLADVGFFSGTLVEVASGLGTMFVNMIMMMVVPLVFVSIVCGVLELDDLKSFGRLGGKTFGFYIINTLVAIFAALTVALLLKPGLGVDMTGGTGAEITATELPNLMQLIVNIVPSNPVAAFTSGNMLQVIFMALLVGGVIKAMNGAVPLLQQGFMEGNKLMMKLISVVMQLAPIGVFALMFKLGATLEASLFLSVVEYLVVILSLLLLWIFVVYPWAVSLFTPVSAKTFRAKTQEQILFSLSTASSNATIPVTMRTLTEKLGVKRAVAGFGVPLGATMNMGGVSIYITIAIFFVANSFGAPIAMDQLPALLFSIFLLSVGAGGVPGGGMVMIGVLIHQMGLPVEAFVIVAALDRLIDMVLTSCNVVGDAAVLTIVDATENAHDEAQEEARQQQTA
- a CDS encoding phosphoenolpyruvate carboxylase, translating into MSSNLHQAGVTLLKQLGRHADLIMDVYLSGSVTEEGERAGAIDKLRKADILWQPEGEQGLRLKRSVRALLEEVLSDERNRQIDANVGSSLATIKTLADHYKEARQAADYSASEAYLADLSEQVYSFTEGLKYSIRVLWSRINNEFGYVGTINAKIRENELAQSQVTELLNGLEMFQFSELGEIAGDIRELRKLLVTRLQETLSDCTQELSVVQGRLLELLGRFRQIQGRTRLLKGWLLYTDMHPDYEVADHVSHKQLPTLFNRAEAILAPAAVDVTNTAQEVELLAMVSQIKSISRAGRDLVMRDHDVPFALVEAEDFDIPDNPLKLAVDEYFCAVIDSGLRQSALDYHQAKALSWDTESWLYQVICGYEGLPEEHRRYFELEPIGERHPVYSGNFIIRDVELWLA
- a CDS encoding condensin complex protein MksE; amino-acid sequence: MSSSTQTVLVGQGALIEALLRGEFICRTSNEDAWRALKSQATRDNVEQYLNQINRTLASAGEGEVFFCGYLQLGDDERKVISSQFRDICHALIPLVEWLVLVQEASGQDAPLSEGAAVRLNELQTRIEDTPAFREQLAKISHYRLFGSSSTQVDAQIKLVFKRLVELGYLLRPNQEKQIYIATGKLDYLYEVIRFIDETEGLSLEAQAETATQRDLI
- a CDS encoding ATP-binding protein, which gives rise to MPSLNRIVLINTHLPGVVELALDGHTNICGTNASGKTTLQRLVPVFYGEYPSRVVPSTRDSFERWYLPHDSSYIIYEYRRDDGLLTQAVLASAGDGKGVNYRFIGKGFELEDYVKSQQGESILCHNMAELGREMKRAGVAVTNLLNTREYRAIIQNDRTLLSTGSNRSELRAYARQFSLCQHEHTLRHIEKLAKAVHSKEGKMETIKSMIAAILEEDGVNPPSSRLNPQRVESWIRESQLIQGFEQIRPEFDKLEQEFNQLLSAEQRLAGLKRGYGKDEAQEIERQELNQQRSKDLGNKLRQLDDEWKELRDELNLDLSAAKGDVAKIEHELDIIEDQHAGFLDADIEQAKLDLEQLPSWRASLENLTERHKLQTEKHQDIEAAYNARRSKIGENLNRELEQLDKEQDKHRGARDKQQEAGREELAALEQSWREQMEAGRAKHNEQEYQLKLTAAELQMQVNGVTYSEEEKLTLAVFDERISRADEEQEACNAMVDRLAGEERKLRAKRDQANESLRQAGLRVIERQGALDELHQVLFPQSHTLLEYLRKEVDGWEESIGKLINPELLHRSDLHPAKSAGGDSFCGVELDLKALTTPEYAASEQELRGRYSEAEEALASAKQLQAEAEEALVAINAELDKLNRELTFAKTAYKNSRDDLRRLFDEKRAEQEKINQALSARKADSQKRLARLDSEMKQLKAQHQEWIDEQNEQALEARMEKKAYWQEVVGALDAQLSQVKQNINDRRQAAKTEQKACEQWYKDELKSRGVDEAKIVKLKQEIRELESNISKAEQRRSEVLRFDDWYQHTWLARKPKLQTELSKVKMAVTELSQQLTTKANEIKHQRQQYDSERKQSDAIQVEASENLTKLRAVMRKLAELKLPSSQDEMQGGLTERLRQGEELLLRRDQLMGSVKQYIEHFDSVIASKSGSSLSETWERAREESSFVNDKGIRLLDYRKLVPQLEQLLNVMVPQAIMGLREQGRNFGIDLTAFYDVLADIDRRIASQSARITREVGEELFLDGVSESAVRIRSRISELEFWPELEEFVKAFKQWKAEGFADLPDEHYTSSMRRALDIIGRAALTGGIAKLLEIELRLKEGNSDLVIRTDRQLNESSSHGMAYLILCKFLLAFTRLLRGRADVTIHWPIDELGTLHHGNVKKIFDACENNNISVLGAFPNPESEVLNLFANRYIINKQTKKLQVVKPQVNPIADKLSQRFAKEAV